The Amblyomma americanum isolate KBUSLIRL-KWMA chromosome 2, ASM5285725v1, whole genome shotgun sequence genome contains the following window.
GTGCACATCGCCCCTGGGtggttcgaaattattctggagtccttCTCCGAGGCATGCCTCATAGACCACAGCATTGGCTTAGCACATGGGCATTCtacactaagctaacctaactgCTGTCGGTTTCCACATTAGTACTTGAGGAAACCGAATAATTTTGCTAGTACATTCAAATTTTATTACTCTAACATTGGTTAATCTACCTTTCACATTAACTTGGTTGCATGCAAAGGCCCCTATAAGTCTGTGCTTTTCTGAGGAACATAAAGCTTGTTAGTTTGAGCATGAAACACCAAGTACAGTCGATTCTTGGTAATTTGAAGTAGAAGGGGACCAAAAACTTTGAATTATGCAGCAGTTCTTTAGCACTTCACCTTGATGGGACCAAAGTATCGGTTCTAATAAATGAGATGTTCAAATTAACAGCATTCCACTGGATTGCATCGTTCAAACCGCGAATCGGACATGGGCATGTCGCAGGCGTCACAAGTTGTGCTGCAGGTACTGTCTGAGAAGTCTCTTTTTCTGCACCTCTGAACACAGTATATTCATGTGACCATGCTCCTGGCATGCAACTGCCCCCTGCacagccacacacacacaaaaaaaataggtaaataaaaACAGTGGTTGTGTTTTGGAGAAGTGAACTTAGTGAAGGGCATTGCCAAAGTATGGCATGTACTATACTCTGGTACCTCGTAGGGCTGTGGAAGCTGTGCGTAGTGCCATCTAACGAGCGGGTGGATTTACAAATGCATGTGAACATAATTTGTGACCAGCTGATGTTTTTACTTATTATTAGCTATCACCGTTGGCAGCCGCACAGACCCTGACCCCATCACATACCTTTTCTACATGTAGACCATTTTGTGAGGTGGGCCCCTTGTTACCTGGTGTAAAATGTAGCTTCTGAGCGGTGCACAGTCTTtgtgaggcagcagcagcaattaaaacGTCCAAGAGTCATGACTGAGCATGGCTGAAGTTGGAGCTGTTGTTTTAGTCATGAATATGACAAAGATCAACCTTCAAATTTTGTATTGGTATTGCACAGTCATTTTTACAGTGCTGGCTTCTGAGCATGAGCGCTCACCACCAAAAGAAGATCATAGAGTCGCTGTAAATTTTGAATGCATCGTGTAGTTTATACTGAACTTGCAAGTCACAACTGTGTTGAAATAATGGAAGTTCGTTGTACCTAATTGGGGATGCGACAGTTAAAACTATTTTCGTTATTGATGCATGAAATGTAGCCAAATTTGGTGCATATATGTAATTTTTCATGTAGATTTCAGAACTGCATTTTTGTTTTGGCTAGCTGTTAAGTTGCCAAGAAATAACATATAACACCTTCGTAATGTCATCCACGATCTGTTAAATAATTGAGAAAAAAGTGCGCAAGtattttatgccagcatgttcacaaaagCCCTGTTCTGTGCGATAATGCTGTTAGTTTGTTTTTTAGATGCCCAGTGCTCTTGCAGATAAAGCTGAACTCCAGCATGCGTAGTTACATGAAAATGATTCTTACAAAAATAGCTTCCAAAACTTTTGAATGCGTACATAGAAAAAATGAGATTTTGTTGCACTCCTCACAGTCTCGGGATGCATGCACAGCAAACAGAATCATTCTGCTGTCATTTGTTACGAAGCCCAAAGGGATGACTGATAGCAACTGCAGAAAAAGTGAAAGCTGCAAAAACTGACCCTATGGTTTATTTCCCTCATTTGCATTTGATTTTAGTCAGAGAAGTGTGTCATTTCAACCAGCAGAAGCTCTCATCTCTCCTTTTTACATTGATGCTAAGGTGGCAGTGCTCTGTTGTTGAAAAGCCGCGAAATCCACAATGCTCTGAGACAGTATGATTTGCTCACAGTTTTCTACAGTcactcgtaaaaaaaaaatgtctttactGCATATTTGGCCGCGATTATTTAGTACGAGACATATGAAGACCTGAGGATTGCCAAAAAGAATGCTTGAAAATTTGTGAATTGTTACCAAATTAGCCCTTTTATTTGCTGCGTCCCACCTTGATAGTGCTGATGCTCCCAAGTAATAGGAACATATGGCTGCCGTGGGTAGTGGTGTGACCACATCTCTAACCAGATAATGGCATTAGCTAATTTTGTAAGCAAGGCAGGCAGTGCAGTCTCCTTCGGCTTCCTGTGCTTGGGTCCCATTTGTCTCTCGTATGGTTGGATTAATGTTGCAGTTAAATGCAGTGTCACCGTATTGTGATTGTACTACATTGTAAAAGTGCGAAACTTTGTCTTTGTGTGCTGGGCAGAGGTGGCGCTGCCAGACACTGCAACATTGTTCCCGTTGCCGGAAGACATCTGCCTGCAGGGAACTGCTGCGCTTTGCGCAGCACACAGCAAGATCAACTGGGATTTGAGAACAGAACAGTGCGACGAGTGCCAGGTATGGCGTGTTCAGGTTGAAGGCCGTCATCGTGTCATGTGCGAACATTGTGGCTCTGACAGTGGGCTGTGCAAATTGACGAGACGCTCGCTTATTTGGGAATGTAGTTAAGAAGACGGTGTTACTGAAGTCTGCTGCCATGGAATGCACGAAAGGAGCATTCAGTTGTACTACTTCACTGGCAGCACATACCTGCATGGTTTGCTGTACAGTGGGCGCTCTGTGGCAATGTGTTATGGCAGAACAGGTTGGAAGTGGCGAGCACTTTTGCACACATGTGCATATTTGGAACTGTTTCTCCGCCTTCCTTCATCACAGGCCGCTGTATGGCTGTTTGTTCAACACTTGAGTGGTGCCGTTAAACTTCAACAGCATTACCTTTACATGCTGCTTAATAGCATCAGCTTTAAAAGTTAAAGCTTGTGCCTTGAGGACACCTTGGCTTCTGTGCAAATGCATGACTGTTGAGATACAGATGCGCTGTGTCATTTTACAAGTAGCAATGAGAAAACAACATGCACAAGGGAAGAATGACCACTGATTGGTCATTTTAAAACATTTTAAAacaatgacatcgctaccatctcatgcccatccacattcgccgaagctgttaccaaccatttttcaacataacacttgttcatttgactgtatgtacccaccccttatgtaatacccccagtgggtctttaaggtattaaaatgaaatgaaatgaacacaGTCAACGACCGAAAATTCGAACGCCTGATTTTTTCGGcgtgcttgattattcggacttttccgcagcaccgcgacatggcccatagagccaatgtataagagtgcctgaaatttcggacgcactacaactgactgctcgatttttcggacctcgtttGCACTTGCCGCCAgtacccaagccgccatataatgcGTACAGTGggacctcattaattcaaactgcaggagagatcaaaaacttgatcaaagaaaacaaacaaagttCAAGtttaaagggagcctcttaacttgcgatgctgaaattctgcgcgagtcggcacattgcgcccgcATGGTTTCGAATTTGTACTGTTCTTGAATGTGTTCCGCAGCACGAACTTGAACGGTAGTCGGAGTTCTCGGAACTCATCTGTGCAGAGTCTTTTGTCCTGGATAGGGAAAGAGGCAGCAGCAAAGCGTGTGGGAGGCGTGTGGCTTCACGGAGATGGCGAGtgcgggaggaaatggtggtgcattttaaAGTGAGGTCAGCATACTCGTGGCAAAACGCACCgaaaccctgacttttctatcgcaaaaccgtaaacaactagcgttttgatgacaggcaagacgcctctcattatacgcaagcctcCGCAGAAAGAGCGCCagatacgatgccgattttggctctagttactaggcctaatgacgaagcCCAACGCCGACGGAGCGCTGTTTCTCTGTTATTGTTTCGTTATCATCGTGTTCTTGTTCCAGGTCCATCATACTGCGGGCGCAGtgcagttcccgcagcggcgtgttcgctttcccgtttagactATGTCCCAACCTGTGCGTTCATCGGCGAAATctcgagggcagcacagccaggccgagctcgtgaaagcagcCGCCACCCATCGTCTGTGCACATGTCAAGTGGCAAAATTTTGACATGAGGAGCTTTAGAACGTGTACAATACAGTTGACCCCTTCCTCCGGCATATTGATAATAAGTcgtgattttttcggtgaaatttgatttttttttaattggtttttttgggggaaaggaaatggcgcagtatctgtctcatatatcgttggacacctgaaccgcgccgtaagggaagggtaaaggagggagtgaaagaagaaaggaataggtgccgcagtggagggctccggaataatttcgaccacctggggatatttaacatgcactgacatcgcacagcacactggcgccttagcgtttttcctccataaaaacgccggactgcctgatttttcggtagTTTTCACGGTCCCAAGAGAGTCCAAAAAATCGGTCGTTGACTATGCACAGTTGCAAAGAGATGTGAGAACATGTTGAATTGGATAATTGGGGAAATAATATCGGCCACAGAATTTTTGTGAGCCAAGAAGCTTAACAAAAATAAAGGACTGTGTGAAGTATGAAAAAGATGCAAAATGTGCTCATAACTGTTTGTGAAGTTGAACGCTGGCCTATTTTGCAGGCACAGAAGAATGTTGCAGTGAGACCTTTGTGGCAGCATCTGCCCAACTAAGTTGCTGACAGCAGTTTAATTTGCTACTTTTTGTGACAGATTGTTTTTTGCACACCTTGTCTTATATCTCTATGCATCACACTGCATAAAGGTGCAATTTCAGATAGAAGTTCTCACAGTGTAAAAAACTGTTGCATGAAAGAATTTCAAGCACATTGCATTTCTTTGCGATGGTAGTTACTGCTACTACGTGTAAGCTATGCATCTGCATGTTGCCTCGTTGTTGGATTAGTAAACATGTGGTGTCGCTTCCTTGTGCACAGTTGCGCCTGGTGTACCTGGTACGCTTTGGCCAGTGGCTGTCCGAGAGGCCGGGCTCCGGTCTACAGTTCATCCGTGGCCAATTCCAGGCCAGGGTACCTGTGCTCACCAATGGCACTTTGTCACCCATGCCCCTGAGCAATGCAAGTGGCTTTCCTTCATTCAGTGTCTCCTGTTTAGTTGCGGCAGGCATTTGGTTGCCTCCATGTTCATTTAAGGTAGCGATAACTATTGGTCTCTTGAGAGGCACCATTTTGCATAGGATTGCATAGGTCTCTGGTATCAATAGGAAGCTGGTAAATTTTTGCCTGCAATAAGACTTTTGCATCTGCCAGCTGTATTGGATATCTCTTGGCACAGGCGGCGAAAAACTCACCTTTTTCGGAACAATGTTTTGGCACCACAAAGTCCGTCTTTTTCTCTAGATGTAACACCCTCAGTGGAGAGCTTGAAAACTGGTTGCTGCTGACCTCCTGGCACTTAATTTTGCAGCCAAATAAAGTTTCTTACTACTACTGGTTGGAAACAAATGCACATCAGCGATGCAGGTGCAGTCTGGTTCCACAAGGCGGCAACTGCGCCTATGAAGTGGAATGtctgtgcttgacagctgccgcagTCTGTCGCTTGCTCCTGTTGCTAACGTAACTGCGCATGCACAGAGCAGCCATGTGAAAAACCGGATTGAGCCTGTGAAACAAAATGGTGTAGTCATAACCCTAaacggtgaaattaaaaattgaGACTCCCTTGTAGATAGGTCAGCCCTGCCTTCGATTATGATTGTATATGTTCCTAGCCAATTTCTGGGAAGCAGTCATGAGCTAACAATTCATAGGTAGAGCCGGCATAAAAGTATGCTGTAAAGAGCTCAAATACTGCAAGTATGGAGCACATTTTGTTGGTTCTAAGTGGTTCGGATGTCCAAGCACTGCGTCTTTTGGCATCAGTCAAAATTGGCTGAAGTGTGATTTCGGAGCTACTCGGGCTGTGGCGATACAGAAAGCATACAAACAGTGCCCACCAAAATGCACCCAGTTTCAACTGCACCTTTGAAATGCCACCAGATTTGTGTGCACTACACAGAAACAATGCAGTGCACACAGGATTCATCATTCATCGCAGTTCCATTTGTTCTCATAAAGCCCATTTTGCCATCATCTGTGCCAAGCACCTGCGGCATGCCGCCTTGTATGCATGCTGCATACCACCAAATAAATGTAAATCATGATAGTCTCGAACACAGCGTTAACGTTGAGATCATTCAGTTGTGGAAGCCCTGTGCGGTAGTTTGGTGCAAAGGTACTGTCTGCTGCTGATGACGATTTCTGCGCATGCCATGGCCTCTGGCAAGATTTAATGTGTGCAAATTGTTCTGCGATAGAATGAAATTGAGTCGTGAAAATGGAACTCGCACCAGAAAGTTGCTTACAGCAGTTCCAAACCACGCCCACCAGGAATTGCATTTGGTAAGTGTGGTACTGGCAAGAAGGCTATGCTTCTGTTCAGTCACAACTGCATCCTTCTTGTTTTGATCTGGTCTGGGTGTACTCAAGACAAAGATGGTTGATGTGTGTGTGGTTCCCTTCCTGTTTGAGGCTTCGTATGGTTACGTGAACTGGCTCACGTTGAATATGTGCTTAGAGCAAGCAATTTTTTTCCTGCAAGTAAATCATTTGTTCATGTGCCGAGTAGATTACCACCATTTTATCAGGAAACAGAAGACCTCAGCTGCGCTGGGCGCACAAGTTTGGCAAAATGACCTTCACAACAGTCTGTCAGAGACTGCTGTAATATGTCGCATGTGCTAAGCGGCCAGCTGAGGCACTCGGGCAAAGAATAAGACTGCTTTACCATTGAGCTGTGTGTTATCGTTGGGAACATTCCTTATACTACTACTGCTCACTGCGCTGCAGACGTCCCACTCTACGCTTGGCTCTGTGCCGAGTAGGACAACGTCACTGTAAACGGTACTTAGTCTTTATATGCAAAAACTGGTCCACAACGCGCTTTGTACAGGTTTCGCAGGAACGACACACAGATTCGGTACAAATCGTGCTCGAATCTGCGATGGCATACACGGCGATGAATGTGTCTGTTTGCTGGCCGTTCGATGCGCTGAATCGCTGAACCAGGAGCACGTGAAGGCTGCTTAACGTAGGTTATTTCGAGATGCGGTGAACTCACGGTTCAGCGGCGCGTGATGCCGCCGTTCCTTGGCTTGCCCGGTACGCGTCCATTTCGGCCGCGAAGCGCGACTGCTCGTTAGCCACATCCATAATGACCTCGAGTGCGTTGACGAAGCACTTTTGCGAGCGGCGCAGCGACTGAGGCACGAGCACGCCGAACCAGCGCAGTGGGTCGTTTGGTGTAGGGCGCTCGGGCGGCGGGGACTGCGTCGCCTCGTCAGCTGACTGCTCCTTCGCTGGGTTGCGCTGCCGGACTCCGCCCTCCGCTCTGTCCGCGTTCTGAGGCCCGCCGGACCCGGCGTCTATCAGTTCAAAGCTGGGGTAACGTCGATCCGGATCTTCGAAGTGGCTTCGCACGGTGCGCAACGCGTCCACATCGCCCATGTTGAGCTGCAGGGTGGACACGGATTTGTTGCCGGTCGCGTAGCGCGCGCGTGCCAACTCGAGCAGCCCGGTCTCGATCAGTTCGTTGAGGCTCTCGCGCAGCTGCAGTATCTTCTCGGCGGCACCAATTGTATTTTCGAGCAACTTTTCTCGCTCCCTGTCCGAAAGGTCGgcctgcttgcctgctgcttTCTCGGACATCTCGGCGGTTTCCGCGGTTTCGGACCGCGCTGCGTCGGCCATATTGGTCACTCACGTGATGGCGATGTGCACGTGACCCTCTGCGCCCATGCGGTGTTCCCGCTAGGCGACAGATGGCAGCGCTGTCGTTCGTGCTCGGCGGATTGCCGGCGAATTTTTTGGCGCGCCGTTTTCAAAACGGTGGAAATCCCGCGTGCGTTCTTGCTATTCGGAATGCTAGCTGTgcactttgctttttttttttgtcgctgctTATGGTTTCTGATCTTAATGTGGGATAGTCCATATTTTTCTATGCTT
Protein-coding sequences here:
- the LOC144121286 gene encoding vacuolar ATPase assembly protein VMA22-like gives rise to the protein MADAARSETAETAEMSEKAAGKQADLSDREREKLLENTIGAAEKILQLRESLNELIETGLLELARARYATGNKSVSTLQLNMGDVDALRTVRSHFEDPDRRYPSFELIDAGSGGPQNADRAEGGVRQRNPAKEQSADEATQSPPPERPTPNDPLRWFGVLVPQSLRRSQKCFVNALEVIMDVANEQSRFAAEMDAYRASQGTAASRAAEP